Proteins from a single region of Chryseomicrobium sp. FSL W7-1435:
- a CDS encoding stage II sporulation protein R translates to MTHFQRTVKRLDAVEYLLWMLLLVMGVLLLSGHGQEEELRFRVKADNNSEQAQLDKEHLANQLLQSFELPTTPEEVLYPPKRSGFGISPQGVYKSVDVQIGDGRGDNFWCILVKNSCYDEEDVKQPKSFFVMVWKRWFSTDDGDSSPQDGDKISLQEG, encoded by the coding sequence ATGACTCATTTTCAGCGAACAGTAAAAAGACTGGATGCAGTGGAATATTTACTTTGGATGTTACTACTCGTTATGGGTGTACTACTTCTTTCAGGGCATGGTCAAGAAGAAGAACTTCGTTTTCGCGTGAAAGCAGACAATAATTCTGAACAGGCGCAACTGGACAAAGAGCATCTTGCAAACCAGTTACTGCAGAGCTTTGAATTGCCAACGACTCCAGAGGAAGTACTCTATCCTCCGAAACGAAGTGGGTTTGGTATTAGTCCTCAAGGTGTATATAAGAGTGTAGATGTACAGATTGGCGATGGACGAGGAGACAACTTTTGGTGTATTCTCGTAAAAAATAGTTGTTATGATGAAGAGGATGTTAAACAACCCAAATCATTTTTTGTCATGGTGTGGAAGCGGTGGTTTTCCACAGATGATGGGGATAGTTCTCCACAGGATGGGGATAAAATCAGTTTACAAGAAGGATGA
- a CDS encoding L-threonylcarbamoyladenylate synthase: MTKCVHVDRNGDNTKSYQQIVDNWLKGEVAAFPTETVYGLGADARNAEAVAKIFHAKGRPADNPLIVHIARTQQLQGFIEFVPEKAKLAMDIFWPGPLTAILPLKKGTLAPNVSAELSTVGVRMPSHLIARELLQFAGIPIAAPSANSSGKPSPTTASHVLEDLDGRIPYILDGGPSSAGLESTIVDFTVEPPALLRPGSITEEMLTSVIGEMTGAGTLKEQQAPKAPGMKYTHYAPDAPVRLANLDDPSTKGKLRDLQKQGKRIALIATNRHQALPHDEFLSLGLTDDLQVVSSQLFAALRACNKLNVDIIVAEAYPKEGLGHALMNRLEKAAGGAWL; the protein is encoded by the coding sequence ATGACAAAATGTGTGCATGTGGATAGGAATGGGGATAACACGAAAAGTTATCAACAGATTGTGGACAACTGGTTGAAGGGAGAGGTAGCCGCCTTCCCGACAGAGACGGTTTATGGACTGGGTGCGGATGCAAGAAATGCGGAAGCTGTCGCTAAAATTTTCCATGCAAAAGGTCGACCGGCTGACAATCCATTGATTGTGCACATCGCTAGAACCCAGCAATTGCAAGGCTTTATCGAATTTGTCCCTGAAAAAGCAAAACTGGCTATGGACATTTTTTGGCCAGGACCACTGACCGCAATCTTACCTCTAAAAAAAGGGACACTTGCACCAAATGTTTCGGCAGAGTTATCCACAGTCGGTGTTCGCATGCCGTCTCATCTCATAGCTCGTGAGCTCCTTCAATTTGCCGGAATACCTATTGCCGCACCAAGCGCAAATAGCAGTGGCAAGCCTAGTCCGACGACCGCTAGTCATGTATTAGAAGATCTAGATGGGCGAATTCCTTACATATTAGATGGCGGTCCTTCGTCAGCCGGTCTAGAATCCACAATTGTCGATTTCACAGTGGAACCACCTGCATTATTACGTCCGGGTTCGATTACAGAAGAGATGCTCACTTCAGTCATTGGGGAAATGACAGGTGCCGGAACTTTAAAAGAACAGCAGGCACCAAAAGCTCCTGGAATGAAATACACCCACTATGCACCAGATGCACCGGTGAGGTTGGCCAACTTAGATGATCCCTCTACAAAAGGCAAATTACGCGATCTTCAAAAACAAGGGAAACGAATAGCGCTCATCGCTACGAATCGTCATCAAGCGTTGCCTCATGATGAGTTCCTTTCACTTGGTTTGACGGATGATTTACAAGTGGTCAGTAGTCAACTATTTGCTGCATTACGCGCCTGCAATAAGCTGAATGTGGACATTATCGTGGCCGAGGCTTATCCAAAAGAAGGTCTAGGACATGCACTGATGAACCGCTTAGAGAAAGCAGCCGGTGGAGCTTGGTTATAA
- a CDS encoding low molecular weight protein arginine phosphatase, which translates to MNILFVCTGNTCRSPMAAAIWKQVEGVEIKSAGVYASRGADMSYHAQRALEEKGIDTQHASQPVTRELLEWAHLVLTMTNSHKQALVQAFPDTRSKVYTYAEYATPENPFDIADPYGGSLQDYQFTLYQLQELQQKILVRLANATD; encoded by the coding sequence ATGAACATCCTTTTTGTATGCACGGGAAATACGTGTCGCAGTCCAATGGCAGCTGCTATTTGGAAACAAGTCGAAGGTGTTGAAATAAAATCAGCAGGCGTTTACGCAAGTAGGGGAGCAGACATGTCTTACCATGCGCAACGTGCACTCGAAGAAAAGGGTATCGACACCCAACACGCTTCGCAACCGGTCACTCGTGAACTGCTAGAATGGGCACATCTTGTTCTGACGATGACAAACTCTCACAAACAAGCGCTTGTTCAAGCTTTTCCAGATACGAGGAGCAAAGTTTATACATATGCAGAATATGCAACCCCTGAGAATCCATTTGATATCGCTGATCCTTATGGCGGTTCGTTACAAGACTATCAATTCACGCTCTATCAACTACAAGAACTTCAACAAAAAATACTCGTAAGACTAGCAAATGCCACCGACTGA
- the rpiB gene encoding ribose 5-phosphate isomerase B has translation MNIAISSDHGGNTLRKEIGTLLEELGHQVTDFGPQTKDSVDYPDYAKPVCEGVAAGEFDSGILVCGTGIGMSIAANKYKGIRCALVHDVFSAKMTKCHNNSNILAMGERVIGAGLAREIVTTWLANEFEGGRHETRINKIAQIESTN, from the coding sequence GTGAACATTGCCATCTCATCCGACCACGGCGGAAACACCCTACGAAAAGAAATTGGAACACTTCTAGAAGAACTCGGCCATCAAGTCACGGACTTTGGACCCCAAACAAAAGACTCTGTCGACTACCCAGACTATGCAAAACCAGTCTGTGAAGGCGTAGCTGCTGGAGAATTTGATTCCGGGATCTTAGTCTGCGGAACAGGAATTGGAATGTCAATTGCTGCTAACAAATACAAAGGTATTCGCTGTGCACTAGTGCACGACGTATTCTCAGCAAAAATGACAAAATGCCACAACAACTCCAACATCTTAGCGATGGGCGAACGTGTTATTGGCGCAGGTCTTGCACGTGAAATCGTTACGACATGGTTAGCCAACGAATTTGAAGGCGGTCGTCACGAAACACGCATTAATAAAATTGCACAAATTGAATCTACCAACTAA
- a CDS encoding TIGR01440 family protein codes for MEATKQWQEQLEHLLEELEQLIEIKPATLFVVGCSTSEVIGKKIGTAGATEVAEALFEPLEEFARRKGVYLAFQGCEHINRALTMCRETAEKFQLEEVAVIPVPSAGGSMSACAYEKLHDPVVVEHIRAHVGIDIGQTLIGMHLKEVAVPVRTSVKMIGDAIVTTATTRPKLIGGRRAFYGN; via the coding sequence ATGGAAGCGACGAAACAATGGCAAGAGCAACTGGAACACTTGCTAGAGGAACTCGAACAACTCATTGAAATCAAGCCGGCAACACTCTTTGTCGTCGGTTGCTCCACCTCAGAAGTTATCGGTAAAAAAATAGGAACGGCAGGGGCAACGGAAGTCGCAGAGGCACTTTTTGAGCCCTTAGAAGAATTTGCAAGACGAAAAGGTGTTTATCTTGCATTTCAAGGCTGTGAACATATCAATCGCGCACTTACCATGTGCCGCGAGACGGCTGAAAAGTTTCAGCTGGAAGAAGTGGCGGTCATCCCTGTCCCATCAGCAGGCGGCTCTATGTCAGCCTGTGCATATGAAAAGCTTCATGATCCTGTGGTGGTGGAACATATCCGAGCACATGTAGGTATTGATATTGGACAAACGTTGATAGGGATGCATTTGAAAGAAGTCGCTGTACCCGTTCGAACATCCGTGAAGATGATTGGTGATGCCATCGTCACCACGGCTACCACACGTCCTAAACTCATTGGTGGAAGACGTGCATTTTATGGAAATTAG
- the glyA gene encoding serine hydroxymethyltransferase: MKNIQAQDQAVFEAMENEKTRQQANIELIASENFVSQAVMEAQGSVLTNKYAEGYPAKRYYGGCEHVDVVENIARDRLKELFGAEHANVQPHSGSQANMAVYMTALQQGDTILGMNLSHGGHLTHGSPVNFSGIQYNFVEYGVDKENELIDYEDVRQKALEHKPKMIVAGASAYSRTLDFAKFREIADEVGAYLMVDMAHIAGLVAAGLHPNPVPYSHFVTSTTHKTLRGPRGGLILTTEEWAKKIDKTIFPGIQGGPLMHVIAAKAVAFGEALQDGFKAYQQQVIDNAQALAATLLEEGVRIVSGGTDNHVFLIDVKGLGLTGKVAEKVLDEAGITVNKNTIPFDQESPFVTSGIRIGTPAVTSRGFKEEEMKEIGKIIADLLKNHEDEAATASAKERVKALTDKFPLYA; the protein is encoded by the coding sequence GTGAAAAACATTCAAGCGCAAGATCAAGCTGTATTTGAAGCAATGGAAAACGAAAAAACGCGTCAGCAGGCAAACATTGAACTGATTGCCTCTGAAAACTTTGTTTCACAAGCCGTAATGGAAGCGCAAGGATCTGTTCTGACCAATAAATATGCAGAAGGGTACCCAGCGAAACGCTACTACGGTGGCTGCGAACACGTCGACGTTGTGGAAAATATTGCGCGTGACCGCTTGAAAGAGCTATTTGGTGCAGAGCATGCGAATGTTCAGCCTCACTCAGGTTCACAGGCAAACATGGCCGTCTACATGACAGCTCTTCAACAAGGTGACACGATTTTAGGAATGAATCTTTCTCATGGAGGACACTTAACACATGGTTCTCCTGTTAACTTCAGTGGTATCCAATACAACTTCGTTGAATACGGTGTCGACAAAGAAAACGAACTAATTGATTATGAAGATGTGCGTCAAAAAGCACTAGAGCATAAGCCAAAAATGATCGTTGCCGGTGCAAGTGCGTATTCACGTACACTTGACTTCGCAAAATTCCGTGAGATTGCAGACGAAGTAGGCGCTTACTTGATGGTGGACATGGCACATATTGCAGGGCTTGTCGCTGCTGGCTTGCATCCAAATCCAGTACCTTATTCGCACTTTGTCACATCAACAACACATAAAACACTTCGCGGACCGCGTGGTGGCTTGATTCTAACAACCGAAGAATGGGCGAAAAAAATCGATAAAACGATTTTCCCAGGTATTCAAGGTGGACCATTGATGCATGTAATCGCTGCAAAAGCAGTAGCATTCGGTGAAGCGTTACAAGATGGTTTCAAAGCTTATCAGCAACAAGTCATTGACAATGCTCAAGCACTAGCTGCAACACTTTTAGAAGAAGGCGTTCGCATCGTTTCAGGTGGCACGGACAACCATGTCTTCCTAATTGATGTAAAAGGTCTTGGTCTGACAGGGAAAGTTGCAGAAAAAGTTTTAGATGAAGCAGGAATCACTGTTAACAAAAATACGATTCCATTCGATCAAGAAAGCCCATTTGTCACATCAGGTATTCGTATTGGAACACCTGCCGTCACATCTCGTGGCTTTAAAGAGGAAGAAATGAAAGAAATCGGCAAGATCATTGCGGATCTTTTGAAAAACCATGAAGATGAGGCTGCCACTGCTTCTGCAAAAGAGCGAGTAAAAGCTCTAACTGACAAATTCCCACTTTATGCATAA
- a CDS encoding EAL domain-containing protein translates to MNQQIDSKMRVELLHWIKKIGSQFDTSYIVRDPNLPGKPIIYVNEAFTRKTGFSAKDVVGKSVSILHGNQQFIEKEQLIDSDFIALGSVRREVLNFCKDGTPIWFDVIGQTFKDPYRNAVYEVAFQSDITVQKQQEAIIEMQAEIYEGIEKGYAISSLLQEICYKVEQFLPEGSMCSIMYAKNGQLFALASNSLPKEYRELIQGLEIAPNVGTCGAAAYHQQVVITEDVENSPNWIPYIGQGPNPYGFKSCWSFPIVNHQRETIATFGVYFKEKSSPSKMEMAFIQKIVPLVLLAFRNAAYQEKILHLAYRDQETELPNMNYFHTEVKELDEDANNGFVAVISPFNYSEIVDMFGREVAALVLKELGQRLNGILEEYTYVMSRFTSTTLILAGNTKRDDFQDIVELLLRAGHFPIKIDRMEIFIPLQIGVVPYGKGDDVYQLIRQADLALSEARKRNGEQVCYYSPEMDTSIKSNMELQSAIEIGIREQEFEVHLQPKVDMESGRIISFEALARWNSSKLGFVPPIDFIDATEKAGKIDQLELIIIHKVLAWQAKQKDEGKKVYQVAINISPNHFYKAGFSESLLRLLSDYGLPPESILIELTESINLEDVEQAKVILTELAKAGIDCSIDDFGIGYSSLSYLHELPISEIKLDRSFISQIHKSGTRAVVQTIIDLADKLDIRAVAEGIETYEQMILLRGMSCSVGQGYYFHRPMPLSQIDEIIKTEET, encoded by the coding sequence ATGAACCAACAAATTGACAGCAAAATGCGTGTTGAATTGCTGCATTGGATCAAGAAAATCGGTAGTCAGTTTGACACAAGCTATATCGTTCGTGATCCCAATCTCCCAGGAAAGCCCATCATTTATGTAAATGAGGCCTTCACCCGGAAAACAGGATTCAGTGCGAAGGATGTCGTCGGCAAAAGTGTATCGATTTTACATGGCAACCAGCAGTTCATCGAAAAAGAACAGCTAATTGATTCTGATTTTATTGCTCTCGGTTCCGTGCGCCGTGAAGTACTAAATTTTTGCAAGGACGGAACGCCTATTTGGTTCGACGTCATTGGCCAAACCTTTAAAGATCCTTATAGAAACGCAGTTTATGAAGTGGCGTTCCAATCAGATATTACCGTACAGAAACAGCAAGAAGCCATCATTGAAATGCAGGCAGAGATTTATGAGGGCATTGAAAAAGGCTATGCAATCAGCTCTTTGCTCCAAGAAATCTGTTACAAAGTAGAACAATTTCTGCCAGAAGGCTCTATGTGTAGTATCATGTATGCTAAAAACGGACAATTGTTTGCTTTAGCTTCGAACTCGCTACCAAAAGAGTACCGCGAGTTAATTCAAGGATTAGAAATTGCGCCAAACGTAGGGACATGCGGTGCAGCGGCGTATCATCAACAAGTCGTCATTACCGAAGATGTGGAGAATTCACCAAATTGGATACCTTACATTGGACAAGGGCCAAATCCATACGGTTTTAAATCTTGTTGGAGCTTTCCAATCGTCAATCATCAACGGGAAACGATTGCTACATTTGGTGTGTACTTTAAAGAAAAATCAAGTCCCTCGAAGATGGAGATGGCCTTTATTCAAAAAATTGTTCCGCTTGTGTTGTTGGCATTCCGCAACGCGGCTTACCAAGAAAAGATCTTGCATCTTGCCTATCGCGACCAAGAGACAGAGCTGCCCAATATGAACTATTTCCACACGGAAGTAAAAGAATTAGATGAGGATGCCAATAACGGGTTTGTGGCAGTCATATCACCATTTAACTACTCTGAAATCGTCGATATGTTTGGCCGAGAGGTTGCTGCTCTTGTTTTAAAAGAGCTGGGGCAACGGTTGAATGGGATTTTAGAAGAATACACGTATGTAATGAGCCGATTTACAAGTACTACTTTGATTTTGGCGGGCAATACAAAACGAGATGATTTTCAAGATATTGTAGAATTACTATTACGCGCAGGGCATTTCCCCATCAAGATTGATCGCATGGAAATTTTCATCCCTCTCCAAATTGGCGTTGTGCCTTATGGAAAGGGAGATGACGTGTATCAACTAATCCGCCAAGCAGATTTGGCTTTATCCGAAGCACGAAAGCGTAATGGGGAACAAGTTTGTTATTACTCGCCAGAAATGGACACTTCTATCAAGAGCAATATGGAACTTCAAAGTGCCATTGAAATAGGCATTCGAGAACAAGAATTTGAAGTGCATCTGCAACCAAAAGTGGACATGGAGAGTGGCCGTATCATCAGCTTTGAAGCATTGGCGCGGTGGAACTCTAGTAAGCTCGGGTTCGTCCCACCGATTGATTTTATTGATGCTACTGAAAAAGCAGGGAAGATTGATCAGCTTGAGCTGATTATCATTCATAAAGTACTTGCTTGGCAGGCGAAGCAAAAAGATGAAGGAAAAAAAGTCTATCAAGTGGCCATTAACATCTCTCCCAACCATTTCTATAAGGCGGGATTCTCTGAAAGTTTGTTAAGACTCTTAAGCGACTATGGTCTTCCACCTGAATCCATCTTGATCGAGCTGACCGAGAGTATTAATTTAGAAGATGTAGAGCAAGCGAAAGTGATTCTCACAGAACTTGCGAAAGCAGGAATCGATTGCTCGATTGACGACTTCGGGATTGGCTATTCCTCGCTTAGTTACTTACATGAACTACCTATTTCGGAAATCAAACTAGACCGCAGCTTCATCTCTCAAATTCACAAAAGCGGTACGAGAGCGGTTGTGCAGACGATCATCGACTTGGCAGACAAGCTGGATATTCGAGCGGTGGCTGAGGGTATTGAGACCTATGAGCAAATGATATTATTGCGTGGGATGAGCTGCTCAGTCGGTCAAGGGTACTATTTCCACAGACCAATGCCCCTCTCCCAAATAGACGAAATAATCAAAACGGAGGAGACCTAG
- the upp gene encoding uracil phosphoribosyltransferase, which yields MSKVFVFDHPLIQHKLTYIRSVETGTKEFRELVDEVATLMAFEITRDMPLVETEVETPVTKTKSMILAGKKMGIVPILRAGIGMVDGILKLIPAAKVGHIGLYRDPQTLQPVEYYVKLPADVEERDFIVVDPMLATGGSAIEAINSLKKRGATSIKFMCLIAAPEGVELLQQAHPDVDVYIAALDEKLNDHGYIVPGLGDAGDRLFGTK from the coding sequence ATGTCAAAAGTTTTCGTATTTGATCACCCACTGATTCAACATAAATTAACGTATATCCGCAGTGTTGAAACAGGAACAAAGGAATTTCGCGAGTTAGTCGACGAGGTCGCCACTTTAATGGCCTTTGAAATCACACGAGACATGCCTCTTGTTGAGACGGAAGTGGAAACACCTGTAACTAAAACAAAATCCATGATCCTAGCAGGTAAAAAGATGGGGATCGTCCCAATCCTGCGTGCAGGAATTGGTATGGTCGACGGTATTTTGAAACTGATTCCTGCTGCAAAAGTAGGTCACATTGGTTTGTACCGTGATCCACAGACATTACAGCCTGTTGAATATTACGTGAAGCTACCAGCTGACGTGGAGGAACGCGATTTTATCGTAGTCGATCCAATGCTAGCTACGGGTGGTTCAGCTATCGAAGCAATCAACTCTTTGAAAAAACGCGGCGCAACTAGCATCAAATTCATGTGCTTAATCGCGGCCCCTGAAGGAGTCGAGCTACTTCAACAAGCTCACCCGGACGTGGATGTTTACATCGCGGCACTGGATGAAAAATTAAATGACCACGGCTACATCGTTCCTGGTCTTGGCGATGCTGGTGACCGGTTGTTTGGTACAAAGTAA
- the wecB gene encoding UDP-N-acetylglucosamine 2-epimerase (non-hydrolyzing) has protein sequence MKKWKVMTIFGTRPEAIKMAPLVLELQKQDDMESIVAVSAQHRQMLDQVLTTFGITPDYDLNVMKDRQTLFDITTNVLHGLNDVMQQAKPDIVLVHGDTSTTFVGSLAAFYNQIAIGHVEAGLRTGNKYSPYPEEMNRQLTGVLADIHFAPTEKSAANLRAENKPEEWIVITGNTAIDALKTTVREEYTHPILDTIGSDRMILLTAHRRENLGEPMRNFFRAINRLLQAHDDIQVVYPVHMNPVVREIANEVLGNNPRVHLIEPLEVIDFHNLAARSFVILTDSGGVQEEAPSLGKPVIVLRDTTERPEGIDAGTLKLAGLDEDRIFELTNELLTDSAAYEAMSKASNPYGDGTASAQIVEALRRFLNK, from the coding sequence ATGAAAAAGTGGAAAGTCATGACCATCTTCGGCACTCGTCCAGAAGCCATCAAAATGGCACCGCTCGTGCTGGAGCTACAAAAACAAGACGACATGGAATCGATTGTTGCTGTTTCGGCACAACACCGTCAAATGCTCGATCAAGTGTTGACGACATTCGGCATCACACCGGACTATGATTTGAACGTGATGAAGGACCGTCAGACGCTGTTTGACATTACGACTAACGTACTCCATGGTCTCAATGATGTCATGCAGCAAGCAAAGCCAGATATCGTTCTCGTCCATGGCGACACATCGACTACTTTTGTCGGAAGCCTGGCAGCATTCTATAATCAAATTGCTATCGGTCACGTGGAGGCAGGTCTTCGAACGGGCAACAAATATTCACCGTACCCGGAAGAGATGAATCGTCAACTAACAGGTGTACTGGCTGACATTCACTTTGCTCCGACTGAAAAATCAGCGGCTAACTTACGAGCGGAAAACAAGCCGGAAGAGTGGATTGTCATTACAGGAAACACAGCTATTGATGCACTCAAAACGACAGTGCGCGAAGAGTACACGCACCCCATTCTAGATACAATCGGCAGTGATCGCATGATTCTACTTACAGCTCACCGTCGTGAAAATTTAGGGGAGCCAATGCGTAACTTCTTCCGTGCCATCAATCGTCTTCTTCAAGCGCACGATGACATTCAAGTCGTTTATCCTGTGCACATGAATCCAGTCGTTAGAGAAATCGCTAATGAAGTACTGGGCAACAACCCACGTGTTCATTTGATCGAACCTTTAGAAGTCATCGATTTCCATAACCTGGCGGCCCGCTCGTTTGTCATTCTGACAGACTCTGGTGGTGTGCAAGAAGAAGCACCATCACTCGGGAAACCCGTTATCGTGTTGCGTGATACGACGGAACGCCCAGAAGGCATCGATGCCGGAACGTTAAAGCTTGCTGGTTTGGATGAAGATCGCATCTTCGAACTAACCAATGAACTATTGACGGATTCAGCAGCCTACGAAGCGATGTCCAAAGCATCCAATCCTTATGGGGACGGAACAGCATCTGCTCAAATCGTAGAGGCGCTTCGCCGTTTCCTAAATAAATAA
- a CDS encoding ATP synthase subunit I, with product MLNLFHIYKRQKKYILFLLAACVLGAAFTPYSTIFAGIGLGAIFGLYNFWILQRRMLKFDRAFDQGKKRVSLGTGLRFASGIAAVAIALSLPEYFHLISTVIGLMIPYVLLVIEQLVFATRKQNEDAKER from the coding sequence ATGCTCAATTTGTTTCATATCTACAAGCGGCAGAAAAAGTACATACTCTTTTTACTCGCAGCCTGTGTACTCGGTGCAGCGTTTACGCCGTATTCGACCATTTTTGCGGGCATCGGACTCGGAGCAATCTTTGGACTTTACAACTTCTGGATTTTGCAACGTCGGATGTTGAAGTTTGACCGTGCTTTTGATCAAGGAAAAAAGCGCGTCAGTCTCGGTACTGGATTACGCTTTGCTTCAGGAATTGCGGCAGTGGCCATCGCCCTATCGCTACCTGAATATTTCCATTTGATCAGTACGGTAATTGGTTTAATGATACCGTATGTTCTACTGGTCATAGAACAGCTAGTATTTGCGACACGCAAACAAAATGAAGATGCGAAAGAGAGGTGA
- the atpB gene encoding F0F1 ATP synthase subunit A gives MDHLAPEYEFLGMTGNWSTLMMLAITTLIVFLIAVISTRNLKLKPTGMQNFMEWIMDFVKGIIRSNMDWKTGGAFHILGITLLMFIFVSNILGLPFAIVYDGYLWWKSPTADPVVTMTLAVMIIGMTNYYGVKAKGFKGYISDFAKPMPFMAPLKVIEEFANTLTLGLRLYGNIYAGEVLLGLIAGLATANFFGFIGAIVPGMAWIGFSIFIGGIQSFIFVMLTMVYMAHKVADDH, from the coding sequence GTGGATCATTTAGCACCAGAATACGAATTTTTAGGGATGACAGGAAACTGGTCAACCTTGATGATGCTTGCCATCACCACATTGATTGTTTTCTTGATTGCGGTCATTTCGACTCGTAACCTAAAACTCAAACCAACGGGTATGCAAAACTTTATGGAGTGGATTATGGACTTCGTAAAAGGCATCATCCGAAGCAACATGGACTGGAAAACAGGTGGAGCGTTTCACATTCTTGGAATCACGCTTCTAATGTTTATATTCGTATCGAATATTCTAGGTCTCCCATTTGCAATTGTTTATGATGGTTATCTATGGTGGAAATCACCAACAGCTGACCCCGTCGTGACAATGACACTTGCGGTAATGATCATCGGAATGACGAATTATTACGGCGTGAAAGCAAAAGGGTTCAAAGGATACATCAGTGACTTTGCAAAGCCGATGCCATTCATGGCGCCGCTTAAAGTAATTGAGGAATTCGCAAATACGTTGACACTCGGTCTACGTCTTTACGGTAACATCTATGCAGGTGAGGTATTACTAGGTTTAATCGCCGGACTTGCCACTGCAAACTTCTTTGGCTTTATCGGAGCAATCGTTCCAGGTATGGCATGGATCGGATTCTCGATTTTCATCGGGGGTATCCAATCATTCATTTTTGTTATGTTAACGATGGTGTATATGGCACATAAAGTGGCAGACGACCATTAA
- the atpE gene encoding F0F1 ATP synthase subunit C: MTGSVGLLAAAIAIGLGALGAGIGNGLIVSKTVEGIARQPEARGALQTVMFIGVALVEALPIIAAVIAFIALNQ, encoded by the coding sequence ATGACAGGTTCAGTAGGTTTATTAGCAGCAGCTATCGCAATCGGATTAGGTGCACTTGGTGCAGGTATTGGTAACGGTCTTATCGTTTCAAAAACAGTTGAAGGAATCGCTCGCCAGCCAGAAGCTCGTGGCGCACTTCAAACAGTTATGTTCATCGGGGTTGCATTAGTTGAGGCACTTCCAATCATCGCAGCGGTTATCGCGTTCATCGCATTGAACCAATAA
- the atpF gene encoding F0F1 ATP synthase subunit B, which yields MSFDYLALGAGATGLNTWDILATLFFFILLMLLLKKFAWGPLMGIMNEREQLVASEIEAAENSRLESQKLLDEQRELLKQARTEALAIVENAKKQGDVSREEIMTTAREEATRLKESAVREIETEKARAIAAVREEVVSLSVLAASKVLEKEVTEEDNRALIEATIAKAGEAK from the coding sequence GTGTCTTTTGATTACCTTGCACTCGGGGCTGGCGCCACGGGCTTAAATACATGGGATATCCTTGCGACATTGTTCTTCTTCATCTTATTGATGTTGCTATTGAAGAAATTCGCATGGGGTCCATTAATGGGAATCATGAACGAACGTGAGCAGTTAGTAGCGAGTGAAATCGAAGCAGCTGAAAACAGCCGTTTAGAATCACAAAAGTTACTTGACGAGCAACGTGAATTATTAAAACAAGCACGCACGGAAGCATTGGCAATCGTTGAAAACGCGAAGAAACAAGGCGATGTTTCTCGTGAAGAAATCATGACCACTGCACGTGAAGAAGCAACTCGATTAAAAGAGTCTGCTGTCCGTGAAATTGAAACAGAAAAAGCACGCGCGATTGCTGCGGTACGTGAGGAAGTTGTTTCCTTGTCAGTACTTGCTGCATCTAAAGTGCTTGAGAAAGAAGTTACGGAAGAAGATAATCGTGCATTGATCGAGGCAACGATTGCGAAGGCAGGCGAAGCGAAGTGA